GCAGCGCCCTGAAGTGCAGGCTGGTTGCGACGCCGCGTGCGGTCAGTGCGGCCGACAGCGCGGCGCGGTCGAGTCCGCAGCGGTCGCGGTCGACGAGAATCGTGTAGAGGTGACGGGCGTGCCGCGATCCGAATTCAACCGGCGCCGGCCGTTCGATCGGCAGATCGGCGAGGCCCTCGTCGTAGCATTCCCAGATGGCTTCGCGACGCCGCAGGTTATCTTCGATCCGCGCCAACTGATGCAGCCCGATGGCCGCCTGCAGGTCCATCATGTTGTACTTGAAGCCGGGCATCACCACGTCGTAGTCGACCGCGCCGCCGCCCGAGTAGCGGGTCCACGCATCGCGGCTCATCCCGTGCAGCGCGGCAATCCGAATCCGGCCGGCGGCCTCCGCCGACGCGGTCGTGAGCATGCCGCCTTCACCCGTCGTCAGGTTCTTGGTCGCGTAGAAACTGAAGCACGTGTAGTCGGCGGTCGTGCCAATCCGTTTGCCTCTGGCGATGCCCTCGACGCAGTGCGCCGCATCTTCGATGAGGGTGAGCCCGGCGTGGTCCGCCATCTCGCGAAACGCGCGCACATTCACCGGCCGGCCGGCGAAGTGCACGGGCAGCAGCGCACGCGTCCGAGGCGAGATCGCCGCCGCGGCCGCGGCCGGATCGAGATTCATCGTGCGCGGATCGATGTCGGCGAACACCGGCGTGGCGCCGACGTGCACGATCGTGTTGGCCGTCGCGCAGAAGGTCAGCGGCGTGGTGACGACCTCGTCGCCGGGTCCGATGCCAGCCGCCAGCAGCGAGAGGTGCAGCGCGGCGGTGCAGGAGTTGACGGCGACGGCATGCGGGGCGCCGACGTAGGCGGCAAACTGCTGCTCGAACTGCTTCACCCGGGGCCCGGTCGTCAACCAGCCCGATTCGAGCGTCGCGCGGACTTCGCGCATCTCGGCTTCGCCGATGGCCGGCCGCGAGAACATCACCCGGGTGGTCGACGGGTGGGTGGGTGCCCCGATACCTAGCGCCGCCATTGGTCGCCCCCGGTTTCTCGGTTGCCGCCAGGCTTCAGGTCGGTCCAGACGATATTCGGCAACGGCTGGCCGTCGACATGGACGGGCTTTCTTCGGGGCTTGATTTGTGAAGTTCTCATGCCTTGCCACCGTTTCGGGCCATGTCGAACCTCCGACATAGCCGACCGACAGTACGTCCGTCTCCCGCGCTCATCCCCCCGGTGTCTGGCCGTTTTCCAGAAGAATTCTGCCGGGCCAGGCGCGCTGACGACTACTTTTGCAAGGGAGATACCAGCAGTTCTACGCCGTGGCCACTCGCATCAGGACGTCGCGCCAATGCGTGAGGAGGGGTTCCAGGTCGTATTCGAGGATGTCGGCCAGTTGGACCCAGTCCCCGGACTGCTGGGCCTCGATGAGTTCCTTGGTATGTCCGTCGAGTTCGGCTGACAAATCGGCGATGGAGAGCCCCTGCTGGCCGAGCGCCCCAAAGTCGTCCGTGAGCGGGACACTGGCGGCGGCGATCACCTGAAATACGGTCAACAGGTTCTGTGTGACCAGTTGGAGTCCCTGAACAGCGGGCGACACGTCGGCACGCCTGAATCCGTCGGCCACCAGTTTCGCGGCTTGCGCTAGCTCGGACAGGGCCATCGCCGCGTCGGCCAGCGACTGCCTGGCCAGAAGACTCGGCTCTCCCGTATCGACCTCAATCCTCGAGAACGATGCCAGCGACCGGGCGCACACGTCCTCAGCCCTGAAGGCCGGTTCGTCGACACCATCCAACCGGACCGATGTCAGGATCTGATGGGTCGTGCAGAGATCAACGTCGAAGCCTTCGACCAAGTCGCCCCACGTTTCCCAGCCACTTCGGGCGGGAGTCTCCGTACCATTCACGAGTAGTGTCACGCGAAGGTCCTCCAGCTCTGACGCGAGATATGCCAGAAACCTGCCAGCTCTTTCGGCCCCCCTGACTAAAGAACATTTCAGGGTGTCCGATTACCACTTCGGCACGTAGAGATGGCTATTCTGGCCGTCTGCCATGGGCACGGACGCCCACCACTTTCAGGGAGGAATGGCAATGGCATCGTTCTCAGTCGTCAACAACATCACCGCGGCCTACGCACAGACCAACCTGCAGGCCACACAGCTGGGCTTGCAGAAGGCTCTGAGCCGCCTGTCGAGCGGCTTCCGCATCAACCAGTCGGGTGATGACGCAGCCGGCCTCGCCGTGGCGAACGGCTACCGCAACAGCTCCGCGATCCTGAGCCAGGGCATCCGGAACGCCAACGATGGCATGTCCGACCTGCAGATCAAGGACGGCGCGCTCGGTAACATCTCGAACCTGCTCGATCGGCTCGCCACGCTGGCGACCCAGGCCTCGTCCGGCAAGGCGGGCCTCAGCCTGACCAACCTGAACTCGGAGTTCGGCAAGGTCACCGCCGAGATCACCCGTGAAGCCAAGGTGGCGGGTCTCGACACGTCAACCAATTTCTCGGTGTTCGTGAGTAACACGACCTCGGCGGCCGATGGCATGGTGGCCGGCACGGTTGGCGCGGTGACGCTGGCCTCGCTCGGCATCAATACCTCGGCCATCGACACCCAGGCCAACGCGATCAGCGCAGTCGCCGATGTGGCGGCGGCGGTGGGAACGCTGGGCGGGGTCCAGAGCTCGGTCGGGTCGCTCCAGAACAACCTGCAGTTCGCGATCAGCCTGGCGCAGTCCAAGCAGGTGAACACGCAGGCCGCCGAGAGCCGGATCCGTGACGCCAACGTGGCGGAGGAAGCGGCCAATATGACCCGGTTCAGCATCCTGTCGCAGAGCGGCATCGCAGCCCTCGCCCAGGCCAACCAGTCGACCTCGTCGGTCCTGGCGCTCCTGCGGTAATGCGAAGACGGCGGCAAGTTTGCGGCGGAGCGGGCCTTCGGGTTCGTCTCCGCCGCCTTTTTGTCTGCCTCGGCCGCAATTGGTCGCGCCCGGACAGCGCCACGAAGACTCCCTCCTAATCCGATTCAAGAACTTCGCAAACGGTCCGATTACCTCTTCGGCACAGAGAGATGGCCACTCCGGCCGTCTGCCAGGGCAAGGACGCCCACCACTTTCAGGGAGGAACGGCAATGGCATCGTTCTCAGTCGTCAACAACATCACAGCGGCCTACGCACAGACCAACCTGCAGGCCACACAGCTCGGCTTGCAGAAGGCGCTGAGCCGCCTGTCGAGCGGCTTCCGCATCAACCAGTCGGGTGATGACGCGGCCGGCCTCGCCGTGGCGAACGGCTACCGCAACAGCTCCGCGATCCTGAGCCAAGGCATCCGGAACGCCAACGATGGCATGTCCGACCTGCAAATCAAGGACGGCGCGCTCGGTAACATCTCGAACTTGCTCGATCGGCTTGCCACGCTGGCGACCCAGGCCTCGTCCGGCAAGGCGGGCCTCAGCCTGGCCAACCTGAACTCGGAGTTCGACAAGGTCACGGCCGAGATCACCCGCGAAGCCAAAGTGGCGGGCCTCGACACCCAGAGCAGCTTCTCGGTGTTCGTGAGCAACTCGACCTCGGCATCCGATGGCATGGTGGCCGGCACGGTCGCCGCGGTGGACCTGACCTCGCTCGGCATCAACGCCTCGGCCGTCGACACCCAGGCCCACGCCATCGACGCAGTGTCCAAAGTGGCGGCGGCGGTGGCGACGCTTGGCGGGGTCCAGAGCTCGGTCGGGTCGCTCCAGAACAACCTGCAGTTCGCGATCAGCCTGGCGCAGTCCAAGCAGGTGAACACCCAGGCCGCCGAGAGCCGGATCCGTGACGCCAACGTGGCGGAGGAAGCGGCCAACATGACCCGGTTCAGTATCCTGTCGCAGAGCGGCATCGCGGCCCTCGCCCAGGCGAACCAGTCGACCTCGTCGGTCCTGGCGCTGTTGCGGTAAGACATCCCTCATGGAGGGCGTGGTCGGCCTTGGTGCCCCCCACGCCCTCTTTCGGTTTTTTTGCCGACCTTATGATTGGCCCAAATTTCGCATACGCACAAGCGGCCGTCGACTCGGGGCGTGGCTTGGCGCCCCCTTCGGTCGCGGCCCTTTTGGCGCGTCATCGGCTCTGTATCAAGGCCGACACGCGCGCATACGACGGTCGCCCGATCATGCGACTGGTCGATATTTCGACAGGTGAGCCGGTCTGCCGACTCCCACAGGTCGTTATCGAGTCGCTCGGGCGAATGGCTGCACGCCGGAGATCCCGACGCGCCGCCTGAGGAAAGGGTCCCATGAGTTCGCCCATCACCTTCAGCGGCTTCAACAACATCGACTTCAATTCCGTTCTGAACCTGCTCATGGCTCAGGCGCAACTGCCCCGGACGACGCTGGCGGCCCAGCAAACGGACTTGCGGTCGAAATCGAGCGCCTTCGCTGCCCTGGCCACCAAGCTCAGCGCCCTTTCATCCATCAGCAATGATCTGACCGATCCGGCCGTCACCAGCGGCCGCACGGCTTCTTCCACCGATGAGTCCGTGGTGACCGCCTCCGCCGCGAGCGGGGCGGTCCCCGGCCTCTACGATGTCGTCGTCAATGAATTGGCTCACGCCCAGGTCACCTTGGCGACCAGCCGCCAAACCGATGTCAACACGACGGTTGTGGCCGACGGCGGCACGCTCAATATCGGCAGCGGCACGGTGGACCTGGCCGGCAAGAGCCTGACGCTCCAGGGTCTGGCCGATGCGATCAATGCGACCGCAGACACGGGTATGACCGCCTCAATTGTGTCTCCGACGACCGGCACTTACGCGCTGATGCTCACCGGAAACGACACCGGAACGGCAAACGCCTTCACCATCACCAATTCGCTCACGCTCGGGTCGGGCGCGTCGCTTATCGCGTTCACCGACACCAACAACGACGGCATCAGCGGCGATAGCACGGCCGACAACGCCATGCAGGCGACCGACGCCGACGTGCTGGTCAACAACGTGCCGATCAGGAGCGCCACCAACACGATTGACGGGGCGGCGCCCGGCACGACGTTGACCCTGCTCAGCAAGACCGCGCCGGGACAAAGCGAGACCGTCAGCGTCTCCAAGACCACCGACACGACGCTTGCCCAGGTCCAGAAGTTCGTGGATTCCTATAACGGGCTGGTGACCTTCATCCAGCAGCAAGGCACGGGCACGGACGGAATCGGCCGTGATCCGCTGCTCCGGATGATGTGGTCCGAGCTCCGGGGGACGATCAACTCGAGTTACACGGCAGGCGGGGCGCAATCGAGTCTGGCCGTGATCGGCGTCGGTTTCGACCAGACCGGCAAGCTCACGCTGGATTCATCGGCCTTGAGCGATGCGCTTGCGGCCGGCGAAACCGACGTGCGTCACCTGTTTGGCGGCGACGGAACCAACGCGGGGGTGTTCAGCTCGCTCCGGGACACGCTCGACAACTACGCGAGCTCGGGCGGGCTCATCGCGAGCACCACGGATCGGCTCCATCTGCAGGTGTCGAACATGGACACCCAGCTCGCGGACATGGATACGCGACTCGCGGTCCAGAAGACGTCTCTCCAGCAGCAGTTCACGGCGGCCGACTCGCTCATGTCCCAGCTGAACAGTTCGGCGGGATCGCTCTCCAGTCTCGGCTCGCAGTACAAGTTGTTCTAGGGAATCATCAGCATGTTGTCTGCAGCAGCGCGGGCCGCGGCCCAATACCAGCGAACGGCAGTTGAGTGCGGTACGCCCCTCGAGCTTGTTGTCAGGCTGTACGACGGGGCGATTGCCAACATCGCAAGGGCGCGCGATGGCGCCTCGGGCGGCGACCTGCACGCGCGAAAAGATGGCCTGTCGAAGGCGATGGCGATTGTCAGCCAGTTGCAGAGTTCGCTCGACATGACGGCCGGTGGAGAAATCTCGACGTCGCTGGACGCGCTCTATACGTACCTCATCGGACGCATGGTGGACGCCAACACGAAGAAGGACGCCACCGCCCTCGACGAAGTGCACCGCCTGCTGTCCACACTGCGGGACGGATGGCAGCAGATCGCCAACGCGCTGCCCGGAACACGGGCCCAAGCGTGAGCGACGAGCACCTGCGGCAGCACCTCGCCCTCTATGGTCCTGGACTCGAGGCCGAGGTGGCGCTGTTGCATCAACTCCAGCGTCTCGCCTTGGCCCAGCGGGATGCGCTCGACGGCCAGGCCACTGATCTGCTCTCCAGGATTGCGCAGGAGCGCGATCGGATCATGGCCGCCCTGGTAACCATCGAAGAGAATCTTCGAACCACCCGGCAGGAACTGGCGGCCAATCGAGAAGCTGTCGCCGGGATGGACGGCTTCGCCGAGATTGCGCAACTTCATCGAACAGCGGCCGACCTGGTCGCCACCATCGTCCACTCTGACCAGGACACACAGCAGGCACTTCAGGAAGCCGAGGTCGCACGACGCTTCGCGGCCGACACGCTGAATGTGGCTGGCTCGACGCTGGCGGCCTATCGGCGCGTCGTCGCGCCTCCGGTAACAGGAGTCGGCCTGGTCGATCGCCGCGGCTGAACCTATCTGAGCCAGCCGATGCGCTGGAAGCCGCCAAACACGCGATCATACAGGTCGGTGAAACTCGGCTTGGTGGTATCGCCCAGGTACCCGCGGGTCGGCCTTCGCGGCCGGGGCATCCTTCTTCGCGTCCTTCCCGTCCTTGTTCGACTTCTCGTCGCTGGCGGGTTTCTTGACGTCCGAATCGGATGGAGTGGTTGCCACGACGTGGGTCGCCGACACCGTGAAGGTGCCCTGATGAACCTGCCGCGTCGCCTGGTCACTGGTCTGGGCCGAGAGACGGGCCTGCAGAACGAGCAGCGTGCACGCCCCGGTGATTATCAAGAAGACTGCCTGCATGAAACGCGCGTTGATGGTTCTGACCGTACAAATCTCCCCGCCGCGTCAGCAATGACGCCAGACACCCACATCAACCGGCAAATGGCGGCGATAAGTGAGGAGAGGGGAAACAGATGGTCCCGCGCGGAGGCGGCAAGTCACACGGCGAGACGACGTCCTGCTGACGGTCCATAGTTGATCCGGACCAGACCAGCTCTCCGCGCGGAGGCAAAGGCAGAGCACTCGACGAATCCCTGCCTGGCATAGAGCGTCCTGGCCGGTGCGTTCCCTTCGTCGACCATCAGCGTGATCGAGGAGTACCCGGCCTGCCCAGCCGCGGCGAATGCCTGGCTGAGCAACGTGCGGCCGACACCCTGGCGCGCGTTCTGGGGCCCGACCACCACTTGCGCGATGTGCGCCGTGCCGGGAGAGAGCGCAGTGGTCAGCACCGCTCCCAGCAACCGGCCACTCGACGGGTCATCAGCGACAAACGAGGCCTCGGGCAGAAACCGGCCGCACGACTGCCGTTCGATGAGTTGCCTCAGGTACCGCACCCACTCGTCAAGACGACCATGCGGCGCAAAACACACGGCGCCAGGCGCACCGTCGTAGGCGCTGGCGAGCAAACGTACGGCTCCGAGCATGTCCGCGCTGCGGTACGGCCGCATACGCAGGCCAGCCGCCCCTGGACGTCGGTCGAAGGTATCTGCGCCCAGTGGAAGCGTGAGGTAGAGCGAGCGGCGCACCGAGAATCTGCGCCGGCGCAGCGCGCTCAGCAATGATGCCGGCGCGGGGTAGACAAAGCAGCTGATGGATGATGCCAGGCTGGCTTCAGGCGATCCGAGTACGCCGTCGAGCAATTCGCGCACGTCGATCGCGCGGTCGGCGGAGAGCGCGCCGATCTGGAGCTCTCCTTCGAACAGCACGTAGTAGGTCCACCCGCGGACCTCGCCCGTCTGGTCGCGCAGAATCCAGCCCAGCAC
This window of the Acidobacteriota bacterium genome carries:
- a CDS encoding GNAT family N-acetyltransferase, whose product is MTLDDWRDANSTLVAGLYEDEQRRWQRELAWDTCTSWAIVEAGRQRGDVLGWILRDQTGEVRGWTYYVLFEGELQIGALSADRAIDVRELLDGVLGSPEASLASSISCFVYPAPASLLSALRRRRFSVRRSLYLTLPLGADTFDRRPGAAGLRMRPYRSADMLGAVRLLASAYDGAPGAVCFAPHGRLDEWVRYLRQLIERQSCGRFLPEASFVADDPSSGRLLGAVLTTALSPGTAHIAQVVVGPQNARQGVGRTLLSQAFAAAGQAGYSSITLMVDEGNAPARTLYARQGFVECSAFASARRAGLVRINYGPSAGRRLAV
- the fliD gene encoding flagellar filament capping protein FliD, with product MSSPITFSGFNNIDFNSVLNLLMAQAQLPRTTLAAQQTDLRSKSSAFAALATKLSALSSISNDLTDPAVTSGRTASSTDESVVTASAASGAVPGLYDVVVNELAHAQVTLATSRQTDVNTTVVADGGTLNIGSGTVDLAGKSLTLQGLADAINATADTGMTASIVSPTTGTYALMLTGNDTGTANAFTITNSLTLGSGASLIAFTDTNNDGISGDSTADNAMQATDADVLVNNVPIRSATNTIDGAAPGTTLTLLSKTAPGQSETVSVSKTTDTTLAQVQKFVDSYNGLVTFIQQQGTGTDGIGRDPLLRMMWSELRGTINSSYTAGGAQSSLAVIGVGFDQTGKLTLDSSALSDALAAGETDVRHLFGGDGTNAGVFSSLRDTLDNYASSGGLIASTTDRLHLQVSNMDTQLADMDTRLAVQKTSLQQQFTAADSLMSQLNSSAGSLSSLGSQYKLF
- the fliS gene encoding flagellar export chaperone FliS; this encodes MLSAAARAAAQYQRTAVECGTPLELVVRLYDGAIANIARARDGASGGDLHARKDGLSKAMAIVSQLQSSLDMTAGGEISTSLDALYTYLIGRMVDANTKKDATALDEVHRLLSTLRDGWQQIANALPGTRAQA
- a CDS encoding flagellin; the encoded protein is MASFSVVNNITAAYAQTNLQATQLGLQKALSRLSSGFRINQSGDDAAGLAVANGYRNSSAILSQGIRNANDGMSDLQIKDGALGNISNLLDRLATLATQASSGKAGLSLANLNSEFDKVTAEITREAKVAGLDTQSSFSVFVSNSTSASDGMVAGTVAAVDLTSLGINASAVDTQAHAIDAVSKVAAAVATLGGVQSSVGSLQNNLQFAISLAQSKQVNTQAAESRIRDANVAEEAANMTRFSILSQSGIAALAQANQSTSSVLALLR
- a CDS encoding DegT/DnrJ/EryC1/StrS aminotransferase family protein, translating into MAALGIGAPTHPSTTRVMFSRPAIGEAEMREVRATLESGWLTTGPRVKQFEQQFAAYVGAPHAVAVNSCTAALHLSLLAAGIGPGDEVVTTPLTFCATANTIVHVGATPVFADIDPRTMNLDPAAAAAAISPRTRALLPVHFAGRPVNVRAFREMADHAGLTLIEDAAHCVEGIARGKRIGTTADYTCFSFYATKNLTTGEGGMLTTASAEAAGRIRIAALHGMSRDAWTRYSGGGAVDYDVVMPGFKYNMMDLQAAIGLHQLARIEDNLRRREAIWECYDEGLADLPIERPAPVEFGSRHARHLYTILVDRDRCGLDRAALSAALTARGVATSLHFRALHLHTFYADRFGLKRGQFPHAELVSDQTLSLPLSPAMTEDEGHYVVEQVRGALRMGGR
- a CDS encoding flagellin, producing MASFSVVNNITAAYAQTNLQATQLGLQKALSRLSSGFRINQSGDDAAGLAVANGYRNSSAILSQGIRNANDGMSDLQIKDGALGNISNLLDRLATLATQASSGKAGLSLTNLNSEFGKVTAEITREAKVAGLDTSTNFSVFVSNTTSAADGMVAGTVGAVTLASLGINTSAIDTQANAISAVADVAAAVGTLGGVQSSVGSLQNNLQFAISLAQSKQVNTQAAESRIRDANVAEEAANMTRFSILSQSGIAALAQANQSTSSVLALLR